A single Solidesulfovibrio fructosivorans JJ] DNA region contains:
- a CDS encoding alpha-2-macroglobulin family protein produces MNEKTPGDHRANVKNIIIVVLLCIALGEFFLLMRGPARGPQPGQVAQSPASGAPAASDAVRVAGLGMDPERGRYVLVAFDRPVAGAKEGTVLSTAPATVEPPLSGTWTWVSPYMLRFAPTDGFAQARTYTFTLSGKNFLAAPQELAGQDVWKASYGSFEVARLTGHLEPAPEGGAMVVVRGEAAFNRAVDPKALADHISLIDPRDPKKPVSVALTTTYTSKKIGFVSEPIVKTAEQRDVKIVVTPGLRPQKGDIELATEAVAVIPVTLDPHLRLRRIKADAEEGAATLRLILSTPIEANDLTAGHIRIEPSLETNLSADGADLVISGAFEPGREYVVTVDKGLVAADGAVLEAKFSRTVRIPDLEPSVDFRDQGIFLSKNGYKNLAIKSINTNAAELSVDRVYYNNLFPLFSMDYSVFDDESGGGAVNGSLGDRIYSGRVPLRYKSNAAVLTPVNLEKYIQGHEPGLYRVAVNVPGKFQGFQRYVLITDIGIVAKQGLGDLLVWTSSYSTLAPMAEANVRVLSYQNQELAVGTTDAKGLFRAKISPKTLRDKRPYLIMVQKGADRSYLLYDRFQVDTTGLDVSGKVMPEAGYTAFVYGERDIYRPGETLEGLAVVRDTRLGLPPSMPVTLRLNDPQGRKLGEKTVVTGAEGAITLRQPLPVQTLTGAYTIDLVVADTVIGQYRFQVEDFVPDRISVSVTPDEQAGQAGKPLTFTVVGRYLFGAPGSDLPVETRVRLIKAAFAPKGFGDYVFGDPQRSFEDTEILEETGNLDAGGKASYTAELPGDLNPPAALTAIVTARVREGGGRGVTGMAKLPVHVYAAFPGLKRLKSDATVPGKPVRFEYVVVTPEGKPTPAKGLTATLYRDRWQTVLRKGPDGSFKYESVRDPRTVDVKTVDAPNGKGAVEFTPPSFGSYRLTLADSESGAASQLEFYAGGFGYSPWAVENPARLELVPDKTEYASGETARFQVRAPFAGKLLVTVEGSDVHDVQILDLAGNTGQIEVPVKAAYMPGVYVTATLVRKAASVTADTPSRAYGAAPMFVDRASGRLPLTIAAPEAMRPNGKLTAEVSAPPGSLVTVAAVDEGILQLIAQKTPDPFAAFYAKRQLQVETYDTFSLLLPEVPPLMGKALAGGGDGMDDLSNFVRTQSPARRTVAYWSGPVAVGPTGKAQVSFDIPEFQGQVRLMAVGVSGRRFAGTEAKTLVKSPLVLLPSFPRFLSFGDAAKIPVTVRNDTGKAGSFVVRLSANGPVTVADSSRNVTIASGGTATVEFPVTVGNAEGVAAFDVAVSGGGESSADTAQVAVRSPLPPRTTVRSGALETAELTVPNLASGEFLPGTARIDVTVGRFPLIRFTGNLKSLLGYPYGCLEQTVSRAFPLLYFADLAQAMAPGAFTSATPQGMVQSAIRRVTGMQLYNGGFSMWPGGGEPQAWMSLYAADFLAEAGRAGYPVDQGVLSQALAFAGETGRETDLSKPAGLTLAAYALYVQAKAGRADIGAMDNLRDSQAKKLPAEARGLLGAAYAAVGNTRTADMLLSGPVPTGEPHKETGGNLGSTLRDKALFLSALLDAVPADPRIVSLAEDVGRLLEGEPYPSTQENAFALLALGKFYARQKAKPPFSGVLYAGSGVLSDFSSDKVLSLHGLPQSGDLRFVVKQGFTPGACAYSVRTRAIPTKAAYAPQATGLAIDRTYLTRDGQPVNLDAVPQGALIVVKFSVRATAGPISNVVLENLLPAGLEVENPRLSTTERLPWMEADEKTDAGYLDMRDDRTLLFTDLPDDKWHTYYALLRAVTPGSFIVPPAQAEAMYAPELRASGDLSRLTITTPTN; encoded by the coding sequence ATGAACGAAAAGACCCCCGGCGACCACCGCGCCAACGTGAAAAACATCATCATCGTGGTGCTCCTGTGCATCGCCTTGGGGGAATTTTTCCTCCTGATGCGCGGTCCGGCCAGAGGCCCGCAGCCGGGGCAGGTCGCGCAGTCACCCGCATCCGGGGCCCCGGCCGCGAGCGACGCCGTCCGTGTGGCCGGTCTCGGCATGGACCCGGAACGCGGTCGTTACGTGCTGGTGGCTTTCGACCGTCCCGTGGCCGGAGCCAAGGAAGGAACCGTCCTGTCGACCGCCCCGGCAACCGTCGAGCCCCCCCTGTCCGGCACCTGGACCTGGGTTTCCCCGTACATGCTGCGTTTCGCGCCCACAGACGGCTTCGCCCAGGCCCGGACCTACACCTTCACCCTTTCCGGCAAGAATTTTCTGGCCGCGCCCCAGGAGCTTGCCGGCCAGGACGTCTGGAAGGCGTCCTACGGCTCCTTCGAGGTGGCGCGCCTGACGGGCCATCTGGAACCCGCGCCCGAGGGCGGGGCCATGGTCGTGGTCCGGGGAGAGGCGGCCTTCAACCGCGCCGTCGATCCCAAGGCCCTGGCCGACCACATTTCCCTGATCGATCCCCGCGATCCGAAAAAGCCCGTGTCCGTTGCCCTGACCACCACGTACACCAGCAAGAAAATCGGTTTCGTGTCCGAACCCATCGTCAAAACGGCCGAGCAGCGCGACGTCAAGATTGTCGTGACGCCGGGCCTGCGTCCCCAAAAGGGCGACATCGAGCTTGCCACCGAAGCCGTGGCCGTCATCCCGGTGACCCTGGACCCGCATCTGCGCCTGCGGCGGATCAAGGCCGACGCCGAGGAAGGCGCGGCCACCCTGCGGCTGATCCTGTCCACGCCCATCGAGGCCAACGACCTGACCGCCGGGCACATCCGGATCGAGCCGTCGCTGGAAACGAACCTGAGCGCCGACGGCGCGGATCTGGTCATAAGTGGCGCCTTCGAGCCGGGACGCGAGTACGTCGTGACCGTGGACAAGGGACTTGTCGCGGCCGATGGCGCGGTGCTTGAGGCGAAGTTTTCCCGCACGGTGCGCATCCCCGACCTGGAACCGTCCGTGGATTTCCGGGACCAGGGTATTTTCCTGTCCAAAAACGGCTACAAGAATCTGGCCATCAAGAGCATCAACACCAACGCGGCCGAGCTTTCCGTGGACCGCGTCTATTACAACAACCTGTTTCCGCTTTTTTCCATGGACTACTCCGTCTTCGACGACGAGTCCGGCGGCGGCGCGGTCAACGGCAGCCTGGGCGACCGCATCTACAGCGGCCGTGTTCCCCTGCGCTATAAAAGCAATGCCGCTGTGCTCACGCCGGTCAACCTGGAGAAATACATCCAGGGGCATGAGCCGGGGCTGTACCGCGTGGCCGTGAACGTGCCCGGCAAGTTCCAGGGCTTCCAGCGCTACGTGCTCATCACCGATATCGGCATCGTGGCCAAGCAGGGGCTTGGCGACCTGCTCGTCTGGACGTCGTCCTATTCCACACTGGCTCCCATGGCCGAAGCCAACGTGCGCGTGCTGTCCTACCAGAACCAGGAACTGGCCGTGGGCACAACCGACGCCAAGGGACTTTTCCGGGCCAAAATCAGCCCCAAAACGCTTCGCGACAAGCGGCCCTACCTCATCATGGTGCAAAAGGGCGCGGACAGAAGCTACCTGCTCTACGACCGCTTCCAGGTGGACACCACCGGCCTCGACGTCTCCGGCAAGGTCATGCCCGAGGCCGGCTACACCGCCTTCGTGTACGGCGAGCGCGACATCTACCGCCCGGGCGAGACGCTTGAGGGACTGGCCGTGGTGCGCGACACGCGGCTCGGCCTGCCGCCGTCCATGCCCGTGACCCTGCGCTTAAACGACCCGCAGGGCCGCAAGCTTGGCGAAAAGACCGTGGTGACCGGGGCCGAGGGGGCCATCACCCTGCGCCAGCCCCTGCCCGTCCAGACGCTCACCGGGGCCTACACCATCGACCTCGTGGTCGCGGACACGGTCATCGGCCAGTACCGCTTCCAGGTGGAGGATTTCGTTCCCGACCGCATCAGCGTTTCCGTGACGCCCGACGAACAGGCGGGCCAGGCCGGCAAGCCGCTTACCTTCACGGTGGTCGGACGCTATCTTTTCGGCGCGCCGGGTTCCGACCTGCCGGTCGAGACCCGAGTGCGGCTGATCAAGGCGGCCTTTGCCCCCAAGGGCTTTGGCGATTACGTGTTCGGCGACCCGCAACGCAGCTTCGAGGATACGGAAATCCTGGAGGAAACGGGCAACCTGGATGCCGGCGGCAAGGCTTCCTATACGGCTGAACTGCCGGGCGACCTGAATCCTCCGGCGGCGCTGACGGCCATCGTCACGGCCCGGGTACGCGAGGGCGGCGGTCGGGGGGTGACGGGCATGGCCAAGTTGCCGGTCCATGTCTATGCCGCCTTTCCGGGCTTAAAGCGCCTCAAAAGCGACGCCACCGTCCCGGGCAAGCCCGTGCGTTTCGAGTATGTGGTGGTGACTCCCGAGGGCAAGCCCACCCCGGCCAAGGGGCTTACGGCCACGCTGTACCGCGACCGCTGGCAGACGGTGCTGCGCAAGGGTCCGGACGGCTCGTTCAAGTACGAATCCGTGCGCGATCCCCGGACCGTGGACGTCAAGACCGTGGACGCCCCGAACGGCAAGGGGGCGGTGGAATTCACGCCGCCGTCCTTCGGCAGCTACCGGCTGACCCTGGCCGATTCCGAGTCCGGGGCCGCGTCCCAGCTGGAATTCTACGCAGGCGGCTTCGGCTATTCGCCCTGGGCCGTGGAAAATCCGGCCCGGCTGGAGCTTGTCCCGGACAAAACCGAATATGCCTCGGGCGAGACCGCCCGGTTCCAGGTGCGCGCCCCCTTTGCCGGGAAGCTTCTGGTCACCGTGGAAGGTTCGGACGTGCACGACGTGCAGATTCTCGACCTCGCCGGCAACACCGGCCAAATCGAGGTGCCGGTCAAGGCCGCGTACATGCCGGGCGTGTACGTGACCGCGACGCTGGTGCGCAAGGCGGCAAGCGTCACCGCCGACACGCCGTCGCGTGCCTACGGCGCGGCCCCGATGTTCGTGGACCGGGCCTCGGGCCGGCTGCCGCTGACCATCGCCGCCCCGGAGGCCATGCGCCCGAACGGCAAACTCACGGCCGAGGTGTCGGCCCCACCCGGCAGCCTCGTCACCGTGGCCGCCGTGGACGAGGGCATCTTGCAGCTCATCGCCCAGAAAACGCCCGATCCCTTTGCCGCTTTTTACGCCAAGCGCCAGTTGCAGGTGGAAACCTACGACACCTTCTCGCTGCTTTTGCCCGAGGTGCCGCCGCTTATGGGCAAGGCGCTGGCCGGCGGCGGCGACGGCATGGACGACCTGTCCAATTTCGTGCGCACCCAAAGCCCGGCCCGGCGCACCGTGGCCTACTGGTCCGGCCCGGTGGCGGTCGGCCCCACGGGCAAGGCCCAGGTCAGCTTCGACATCCCCGAATTCCAGGGACAGGTGCGGCTCATGGCCGTCGGCGTCTCGGGACGGCGTTTCGCCGGGACGGAGGCCAAAACGCTGGTCAAAAGCCCGCTGGTGCTGCTGCCCTCCTTCCCGCGCTTTCTCTCCTTTGGCGACGCGGCCAAAATTCCGGTCACGGTGCGAAACGACACCGGCAAGGCCGGCTCCTTTGTCGTGCGCCTCAGCGCCAACGGCCCGGTCACCGTGGCCGATTCCAGCCGCAACGTGACGATCGCCTCCGGCGGCACGGCGACCGTGGAATTCCCCGTGACCGTGGGCAACGCCGAGGGCGTGGCCGCCTTTGACGTGGCCGTCTCCGGCGGGGGCGAATCCTCGGCGGACACGGCGCAAGTCGCGGTGCGCTCCCCCTTGCCGCCGCGCACCACCGTGCGCTCCGGGGCCCTGGAAACAGCCGAGCTGACCGTGCCGAACCTGGCCTCCGGGGAATTTCTCCCCGGCACGGCCCGCATCGACGTCACCGTGGGCCGCTTTCCGCTCATCCGCTTCACCGGCAACCTGAAATCCCTGCTCGGCTATCCGTACGGCTGCCTGGAGCAGACCGTGTCCCGGGCCTTTCCGCTCCTCTACTTCGCCGATCTGGCCCAGGCCATGGCGCCCGGCGCGTTCACATCGGCCACGCCCCAGGGGATGGTCCAATCGGCCATCCGCCGCGTCACCGGCATGCAGCTTTATAACGGCGGTTTTTCCATGTGGCCCGGCGGCGGCGAGCCGCAAGCCTGGATGAGCCTTTACGCCGCCGATTTCCTGGCCGAGGCGGGACGGGCCGGCTATCCGGTGGACCAGGGCGTGCTGTCCCAGGCCCTGGCCTTCGCCGGGGAGACCGGACGCGAGACGGACCTGTCCAAGCCGGCCGGGCTTACCCTGGCCGCCTATGCCCTGTACGTGCAGGCCAAGGCCGGCCGGGCCGACATCGGGGCCATGGACAACCTTCGCGACAGCCAGGCCAAGAAGCTGCCGGCCGAGGCCAGGGGACTGCTCGGCGCGGCCTACGCGGCCGTCGGCAACACCCGCACGGCGGACATGCTCCTCTCGGGCCCCGTCCCGACCGGCGAGCCGCACAAGGAAACCGGCGGCAACCTGGGCTCGACGCTGCGCGACAAGGCGCTTTTCCTTTCCGCCCTGCTCGACGCCGTGCCGGCGGACCCGAGGATCGTGAGCCTGGCCGAGGACGTGGGCCGGCTGCTCGAAGGCGAACCCTACCCCTCCACCCAGGAAAACGCTTTCGCCCTGCTGGCCCTCGGCAAGTTCTACGCCAGACAGAAGGCGAAGCCGCCCTTCTCCGGCGTGCTCTACGCCGGCTCGGGCGTGCTGTCGGATTTCTCCAGCGACAAGGTGTTAAGCCTGCATGGCCTGCCCCAGTCCGGCGACCTGCGCTTCGTGGTCAAGCAGGGATTCACCCCCGGGGCCTGCGCCTATTCCGTGCGCACCCGGGCCATCCCGACCAAGGCGGCCTACGCGCCCCAGGCCACGGGGCTTGCCATCGACCGGACCTACCTCACCCGGGACGGCCAGCCCGTAAACCTCGACGCCGTGCCCCAGGGCGCGCTCATCGTGGTCAAGTTCTCGGTGCGGGCCACAGCCGGGCCGATATCCAACGTAGTGCTCGAAAACCTGCTGCCGGCGGGATTGGAAGTGGAAAACCCGCGCCTGTCCACCACCGAACGCCTGCCCTGGATGGAAGCCGACGAGAAGACGGACGCCGGCTACCTGGACATGCGCGACGACCGCACGCTTCTTTTCACCGACCTGCCCGACGACAAGTGGCATACCTATTACGCCCTGTTGCGCGCCGTCACCCCCGGCAGCTTCATCGTGCCCCCGGCCCAGGCCGAGGCCATGTACGCCCCGGAACTGCGGGCCAGCGGCGACCTGTCCCGTCTCACCATCACCACGCCTACCAACTGA
- a CDS encoding oligosaccharide flippase family protein, with protein MSRALAKALSSQWAATLYAAAVSVGLTFLLGRVLGPAGFGQYTYILTLASLFAILQDGGFTTLIFRETAKAGLVTSTGRPPLMSLAIGHLAATTLFGLCLLPLFSRGERLSLGAAVLYYALFTAAALVSAHLKGHNNFAAEAVWRAVTRTATAVCAGLALLVPSPGPTAIFLGLLIGQAVALAAPFAKPLAVRPRLTVSRDIYAPCLAFLCISAATAIYFRCDIVLLRLLTPDPAEVGNYAAAYRLIEGVIMLATPLAHIFFRKLRVSLDNAQAFKRSFTLMLAVMIGLSAAATIGGLLLGPFILTLAFGHKYAEAIPLLAWLLASLPFILPNYVLTQALVALGRERYYAGVTIIAAVLNIGLNLLLIPLLAAKGAALATIATEAALCAGLALSFVRKGFAAKAGE; from the coding sequence ATGAGCCGCGCCCTGGCCAAAGCCCTGTCCAGCCAGTGGGCGGCCACGCTCTACGCCGCCGCCGTCTCCGTGGGCCTGACCTTTCTGCTCGGCCGCGTCCTGGGGCCGGCAGGCTTCGGCCAATACACCTACATCCTCACCCTGGCCTCGCTGTTCGCCATCCTTCAGGACGGCGGCTTCACCACGCTCATCTTTCGCGAAACCGCCAAGGCCGGACTCGTGACGTCCACCGGTCGGCCGCCGCTCATGTCCCTGGCCATAGGGCATCTGGCCGCCACCACCCTTTTCGGCCTGTGCCTGCTGCCCCTTTTTTCCCGGGGCGAACGCCTGTCCCTGGGCGCGGCCGTGCTCTACTACGCCCTTTTCACCGCCGCCGCCCTGGTCTCCGCCCACCTCAAGGGCCATAACAATTTCGCCGCCGAGGCCGTCTGGCGCGCCGTCACCCGCACCGCCACCGCCGTCTGCGCCGGCCTCGCCCTGCTGGTGCCGTCCCCCGGCCCCACCGCCATCTTCCTCGGCCTGCTCATCGGCCAGGCCGTCGCCCTGGCCGCGCCCTTCGCCAAGCCGCTGGCCGTACGGCCGCGTCTGACCGTCAGCCGCGACATCTACGCCCCCTGCTTGGCCTTTCTGTGCATCTCCGCCGCCACGGCCATCTATTTTCGCTGCGATATCGTGCTGCTGCGCCTGCTCACCCCGGACCCGGCCGAAGTCGGCAACTACGCCGCCGCCTACCGCCTCATCGAAGGCGTCATCATGCTGGCCACGCCGCTGGCCCACATCTTTTTCCGCAAGCTGCGCGTCTCCCTGGACAACGCCCAGGCCTTCAAGCGCTCCTTTACCCTCATGCTCGCCGTCATGATCGGCCTGTCGGCGGCCGCCACCATCGGCGGGCTTCTCCTTGGCCCCTTCATCCTCACCCTGGCCTTCGGCCACAAATACGCCGAAGCCATTCCGCTGCTCGCCTGGCTGCTCGCCTCCCTGCCCTTCATCCTCCCCAATTACGTCCTCACCCAGGCCCTCGTCGCCCTCGGCCGCGAACGCTACTACGCCGGCGTCACCATCATCGCCGCCGTCCTCAACATCGGCCTCAACCTGCTGCTCATTCCGCTGCTCGCCGCCAAAGGCGCGGCCCTGGCCACCATCGCCACCGAAGCCGCTCTCTGCGCCGGCCTCGCCCTGTCCTTCGTTAGGAAGGGCTTTGCGGCGAAGGCCGGCGAGTAG
- a CDS encoding D-glycero-alpha-D-manno-heptose-1,7-bisphosphate 7-phosphatase, with protein MAPPTIRDVLLDRDGTIIEERHYLRDPDGVALVPGGGEALGRLSRAGKRLFCVTNQSGIGRGYYTQTHFQAVQKRLVDLLVPFGAKITETAFCPHAPTDNCACRKPATGLFEALSARHGLDPAATAMIGDAASDIAFGLAFGAAVTILVMTGHGRRDAAKLELPHLSGDIWVLAERQPGWPHVLARDLPAAVAFLLEAETAGTPRP; from the coding sequence ATGGCGCCGCCCACCATCCGCGACGTGCTCCTCGATCGGGACGGCACCATCATCGAGGAGCGCCACTATCTCCGCGATCCGGACGGCGTGGCGCTCGTCCCCGGCGGCGGCGAAGCCCTGGGACGGCTCTCCCGCGCCGGAAAGCGGCTTTTTTGCGTCACCAACCAGTCCGGCATCGGCCGGGGGTATTATACCCAAACGCATTTCCAGGCAGTCCAAAAGCGCCTGGTGGACCTCCTTGTCCCCTTTGGCGCGAAAATTACCGAAACGGCCTTCTGCCCCCATGCGCCGACCGACAATTGCGCCTGCCGCAAGCCGGCCACGGGCCTGTTCGAGGCCCTCTCCGCCCGCCACGGCCTTGACCCGGCCGCCACGGCCATGATCGGCGACGCCGCCTCGGACATCGCCTTCGGACTGGCCTTCGGCGCGGCCGTCACCATCCTCGTCATGACCGGCCATGGCAGGCGGGATGCCGCAAAACTCGAGCTGCCGCACCTTTCCGGCGACATTTGGGTCCTGGCCGAGCGTCAACCCGGCTGGCCCCATGTCCTGGCCCGCGACCTGCCCGCCGCCGTGGCCTTTCTTCTCGAGGCGGAAACGGCCGGGACGCCCCGCCCATGA
- a CDS encoding glycosyltransferase family 39 protein encodes MPTTVRRLYPLLLVLLLLAGAILRLAYLGEPSLWWDEFITLGISQLSVGRMLHILTVVGPSDIGGEFFPPLYHLITHFVLSVSHDDAVLRLLSVACGTASIAVLYGLVSEILSRRAGLFAAGLTTFSVYQLHYSRELRPYSLFMLLALLSLWALYRALSRGGPLRYVAYALVTMAMCYTSYMASSNIAAEGVFTVWFLGSRLAKKELPLRVAVKKGLALLAAVAVVGLCYLPWLPAYRNIFTLLRSKGVSPGIPADFPLTVLTEFGAYAAERHGLPWLPLALLGLAGCAVAARRRYRDGLVLLAAFAFMPVVAFLVAGTQLEISSRYVFNAYYLLMAMAGLTMAVLLERIAAHLDLSEKSAAWAVPLVGIGLCLVVSIPNLRSLGTYYRRETSYSKELADYLAWNKNDVRYLFYQSNRNPKLIADWYLPHVFENLSHYMPRGYKRTFHLIQSDLTPPRTPFFPHKVITIQDTTVSAIGLVSTAPVVLYPDAKGAARFVEDFTTYDFYADCDEAVNLGPESRYHTLSHYDYEKPGHATYTFQAAAGTRITAAKLSLMFSATFLEGVPSDSRIGVSVAAGDAPFTEIGTVTGKDYLGPDGKLIAPNHEKRRFVTKNYDVPGIGSDTGKVRLRLDYGPVANPGIIEAFRIEASATLAGRPTGPGPALDALVRAAGHNALATWHPGEPLVDADALYVFPAGPDIPQGPANPASALAPFLAAHPGIEPVFAIPGENGRPAYLFYDPALTDPFVDLAQNVPVTARLGEKPPRRFPAIKLSGILNRPRLRIGDTTLTVPVLSPPPTTLLLGKDGVGVLRFEPSFAREKDALAAFPLAWNIRKNDGEDCLSCKAPGPCSVTVPISSAYPIKTLRILSYPRVFADKAGKNTVTVSFSPDGTHFRPLDTLRSDRSGLWQGLMVRRVSVMRFRRPINNGFVRFDLSSQGAQLWSRDATRMRIEAVLDASKFPGLTESALTFPLKLEDNAGAPLSLFLSPRPQPYLPGLQDDF; translated from the coding sequence ATGCCAACCACCGTCCGTCGTCTGTATCCCCTGCTGCTCGTCCTGCTGCTCCTGGCCGGGGCTATCTTGCGCCTGGCCTATCTCGGCGAACCCTCGCTGTGGTGGGACGAATTCATAACGCTTGGCATCTCCCAGCTTTCCGTCGGCCGCATGCTCCACATCCTGACCGTGGTCGGCCCGTCGGACATCGGCGGCGAATTTTTCCCGCCGCTCTATCATCTGATTACCCACTTCGTGCTCTCCGTCAGCCACGACGACGCCGTGCTGCGGCTTTTGAGCGTCGCCTGCGGCACGGCCTCCATCGCCGTGCTCTACGGGCTGGTCAGTGAGATACTGTCGCGCCGGGCCGGGCTTTTCGCCGCCGGGCTCACCACTTTTTCCGTCTACCAGCTCCATTATTCCCGGGAGCTGCGGCCCTACAGCCTCTTCATGCTGCTGGCCCTGCTGTCGCTTTGGGCGCTCTACCGGGCGCTTTCGCGCGGCGGCCCGCTCCGCTACGTCGCCTACGCCCTGGTCACCATGGCCATGTGCTACACGTCGTACATGGCCAGCTCCAACATCGCGGCCGAGGGCGTGTTCACGGTATGGTTCCTGGGCAGCCGGCTGGCGAAAAAGGAATTGCCGCTGCGGGTCGCGGTCAAAAAAGGACTGGCCCTGCTTGCCGCCGTGGCTGTGGTCGGGCTGTGCTACCTGCCGTGGTTGCCGGCTTATCGCAACATCTTCACCTTGCTGCGGTCCAAAGGCGTTTCCCCCGGTATCCCGGCCGATTTTCCGCTCACCGTGCTGACGGAATTCGGGGCCTACGCCGCCGAGCGCCATGGCCTGCCCTGGCTGCCCCTGGCGCTTTTGGGACTGGCCGGCTGCGCCGTCGCCGCCAGACGCCGCTACCGCGACGGGCTGGTGCTGCTCGCGGCCTTCGCCTTCATGCCGGTGGTGGCCTTTCTCGTCGCCGGCACCCAGCTCGAAATCAGCTCCCGCTACGTCTTCAACGCCTATTACCTGCTCATGGCCATGGCCGGGCTGACTATGGCCGTGCTCCTCGAGCGCATCGCCGCCCATCTGGACCTGTCCGAAAAAAGCGCCGCCTGGGCCGTACCCCTGGTCGGCATCGGCCTGTGCCTTGTCGTCAGCATCCCCAACCTGCGTTCGCTCGGGACCTATTATCGCCGCGAAACGTCCTATTCCAAGGAGCTGGCCGACTATCTCGCCTGGAACAAAAACGACGTGCGCTATCTCTTCTACCAGAGCAACCGCAACCCCAAGCTCATTGCCGACTGGTACCTGCCCCACGTTTTCGAAAACCTTTCCCATTACATGCCACGGGGCTACAAGCGCACGTTCCACCTGATCCAAAGCGACCTGACGCCGCCCAGGACGCCCTTTTTCCCGCACAAGGTGATCACCATCCAGGACACCACGGTCTCGGCCATCGGCCTTGTCAGCACGGCCCCGGTCGTGCTCTACCCGGACGCGAAAGGCGCGGCGCGCTTCGTCGAGGACTTCACCACCTACGACTTCTACGCCGACTGCGACGAAGCGGTGAACCTCGGCCCCGAAAGCCGCTACCACACCCTGTCCCACTATGATTACGAAAAGCCCGGCCATGCGACCTATACCTTCCAGGCCGCCGCCGGGACGCGTATCACCGCCGCAAAGCTGTCGCTGATGTTCTCGGCCACGTTCCTGGAAGGCGTGCCGTCGGATTCGCGCATCGGCGTCTCCGTGGCCGCCGGCGATGCGCCCTTTACGGAAATCGGCACGGTGACCGGCAAGGACTATCTCGGCCCGGACGGCAAGCTGATCGCCCCCAATCATGAAAAGCGCCGTTTCGTCACCAAAAACTACGACGTGCCGGGCATCGGATCGGACACCGGAAAAGTCCGCCTGCGCCTGGATTACGGCCCGGTGGCCAACCCCGGCATCATCGAAGCCTTCCGCATCGAGGCAAGCGCCACCCTGGCCGGCCGGCCGACCGGCCCCGGCCCGGCCCTGGACGCCCTTGTTCGCGCCGCCGGGCACAACGCCCTGGCCACGTGGCATCCCGGGGAACCACTGGTCGACGCCGATGCGCTCTACGTTTTCCCGGCCGGTCCGGACATTCCCCAGGGCCCGGCCAATCCCGCCAGCGCCCTGGCCCCGTTTCTGGCCGCCCATCCCGGCATCGAGCCCGTGTTTGCCATCCCTGGCGAAAACGGCCGGCCGGCCTACCTCTTTTACGATCCGGCCCTGACCGATCCCTTCGTCGACCTGGCGCAAAACGTCCCGGTCACGGCCCGCCTGGGCGAAAAGCCGCCCCGACGCTTTCCGGCCATCAAACTCTCCGGGATCCTAAACCGCCCCAGGCTGCGCATCGGCGACACGACGCTCACCGTGCCGGTGCTCTCCCCGCCGCCGACAACCCTGCTCCTCGGCAAGGACGGCGTCGGCGTGCTGCGCTTCGAACCGAGCTTCGCCCGGGAGAAGGACGCCCTGGCCGCCTTTCCGCTGGCCTGGAACATTCGCAAGAACGACGGCGAGGACTGCCTGTCCTGCAAAGCCCCGGGCCCCTGCTCGGTCACCGTGCCCATCAGTTCCGCCTATCCGATAAAGACCCTGCGCATCCTGTCCTATCCCCGCGTGTTCGCGGACAAGGCCGGCAAGAACACGGTCACCGTGTCCTTCTCCCCGGACGGAACCCATTTCAGGCCCCTGGACACCCTGCGCAGCGACCGTTCCGGGCTGTGGCAGGGACTCATGGTGCGGCGCGTGTCGGTCATGCGCTTTCGCCGCCCCATCAACAACGGCTTCGTGCGCTTCGACCTCTCCAGCCAGGGCGCGCAACTCTGGTCCCGCGACGCGACACGCATGCGCATCGAGGCCGTGCTCGACGCGTCCAAGTTCCCCGGCCTGACCGAAAGCGCCCTGACCTTCCCGCTCAAGCTCGAAGACAACGCCGGCGCGCCCCTGTCTCTTTTCCTCTCGCCCCGGCCCCAGCCGTATCTGCCGGGCCTGCAGGACGATTTCTGA